From Borrelia sp. RT5S, the proteins below share one genomic window:
- a CDS encoding HPr family phosphocarrier protein: protein MQTVEIEITNKEGIHSRPSSMISLLASKYPCCDVRLVTRDGRQADAKSTIEVIILGVIYKQRITVVASGEKESEVIENLSKLLKSNFKEEIK, encoded by the coding sequence ATGCAAACAGTAGAAATTGAGATAACCAACAAAGAAGGCATTCATTCAAGGCCATCTAGCATGATTTCGCTACTTGCAAGTAAATATCCTTGTTGCGATGTAAGATTGGTTACAAGGGACGGTAGACAAGCCGATGCTAAATCTACAATTGAGGTCATCATACTCGGAGTAATATACAAACAGAGGATAACCGTCGTAGCAAGTGGAGAGAAAGAGAGTGAAGTCATTGAAAACCTGTCAAAGCTATTAAAATCAAATTTTAAAGAAGAGATTAAATAA
- a CDS encoding HPF/RaiA family ribosome-associated protein: MEPKIQAINYHLSAATEDFILKKLGKIGTHIKQNSESLKITIKKENDVFDIDAHLHFNWGKIIHIEEKGKELYQLVESLVDRLQNTANKEKNKKENK, from the coding sequence ATGGAACCTAAAATACAAGCTATTAACTATCACTTAAGTGCTGCTACAGAGGATTTTATTTTAAAAAAATTGGGTAAAATTGGGACTCATATTAAACAAAACTCAGAAAGTTTGAAAATTACAATAAAGAAAGAGAACGATGTTTTTGACATAGATGCTCATCTTCATTTTAACTGGGGTAAAATAATCCACATTGAAGAAAAGGGTAAGGAGTTGTATCAACTAGTAGAAAGCCTAGTGGACAGGCTTCAAAACACGGCAAATAAAGAAAAAAATAAAAAAGAAAATAAGTAA
- the rpoN gene encoding RNA polymerase factor sigma-54, whose amino-acid sequence MIKQTLQLAQKLHIAQINTIKMLSLDTKALAQIILNEVENNEYLQLNPNQIFFETLRTYKFRKLFYKEDENTKTQYEIALEKTSTKPSLKEHLLFQLRIQKLSEDEIKIGETIISNLDNKGFHVINPYELFKKEDWPQVNRIIELIQKFDPVGICVFNIIESLILQAKYHKLDNNVIKILQRADLLDNGQEKIKEELKISTEVFNQAIEAIKTTLNPNPTFEFKDMKDTNHYIEPDIIIINKDDKLEIKIKEVNIFKKELRKPEVKDCKKYRQAKWLIESLRYRDEVLAKIAIAIYTLQKEFLRRGFKSLRPMKLADISEKINLSKSTISRTIKNKYLKFDWGIIAVRKLFNSVGGSKTNEFSKLSIKLVIKGILAKDKKMSDSRISDILKSKGISISRRTVNKYRNELKLEGEGHGT is encoded by the coding sequence ATGATTAAGCAAACCCTGCAGTTAGCACAAAAATTACACATAGCCCAAATAAACACGATTAAAATGCTAAGTCTTGATACAAAAGCTCTAGCACAGATTATACTAAATGAAGTTGAAAATAACGAATACCTTCAATTAAATCCAAATCAAATATTTTTTGAAACACTACGAACCTATAAGTTTAGGAAACTTTTCTACAAAGAAGATGAGAACACTAAAACTCAATACGAAATTGCATTGGAGAAAACGTCAACTAAACCCTCTCTTAAAGAACATCTTTTGTTCCAACTAAGAATTCAAAAATTGAGTGAAGATGAGATTAAAATAGGAGAAACGATAATAAGTAATTTAGACAACAAAGGTTTTCATGTAATAAATCCCTACGAGTTATTCAAAAAGGAAGATTGGCCACAAGTCAATCGAATAATTGAACTAATTCAAAAATTTGATCCAGTAGGAATTTGTGTATTCAACATAATAGAGTCATTAATACTGCAAGCAAAATACCATAAATTAGACAACAATGTAATTAAAATTCTTCAAAGAGCAGATTTACTTGATAATGGTCAAGAAAAAATAAAAGAAGAACTTAAAATCAGTACTGAAGTTTTCAATCAAGCTATTGAAGCAATTAAAACTACGCTTAATCCTAATCCAACATTTGAATTTAAAGACATGAAAGACACAAATCACTATATTGAACCTGATATCATCATCATAAATAAAGACGATAAACTTGAGATAAAAATTAAAGAAGTAAATATCTTTAAAAAAGAGTTAAGAAAACCCGAAGTTAAAGATTGTAAAAAATATAGACAAGCAAAATGGCTGATTGAATCTTTAAGATATAGAGACGAAGTACTAGCCAAAATAGCAATAGCAATATATACACTTCAAAAAGAATTTTTACGAAGAGGATTTAAGAGTTTAAGGCCAATGAAACTGGCTGACATATCTGAAAAAATTAACCTATCAAAATCAACGATATCAAGAACAATAAAAAATAAATATCTAAAGTTCGACTGGGGAATAATTGCTGTTAGGAAATTATTTAATTCAGTAGGGGGTTCAAAAACAAATGAATTTTCAAAATTAAGTATTAAATTAGTAATAAAAGGAATTTTAGCCAAAGATAAAAAGATGTCTGATAGTAGAATTTCTGATATACTGAAATCCAAGGGAATCTCTATTTCAAGAAGGACTGTAAACAAATACAGGAATGAATTAAAACTTGAGGGGGAAGGTCATGGAACCTAA
- a CDS encoding chromate transporter: MTLINLFITFFKIGILNFGGGNGITAIINKEIITNKQWITKEEFINIITISRITPGPIATNIATYVGAKIAGVSGAVVATVALITAPLLIITLLTLVLHKISFLKYYLESLRPVIIALWLITVVILLESIFLKIGDSSTELLKSFSLAALNLIVLLAYKKISSAILIISSGILYIFM, from the coding sequence TTGACCTTAATAAATCTATTCATCACCTTCTTTAAAATAGGGATTCTAAATTTTGGTGGAGGGAATGGAATTACAGCAATAATTAATAAAGAAATAATTACTAATAAACAATGGATAACAAAGGAAGAATTTATCAATATTATTACAATATCTAGAATTACTCCTGGGCCAATTGCCACCAATATAGCAACATATGTGGGTGCAAAAATTGCCGGAGTTAGCGGTGCCGTCGTTGCCACAGTAGCTCTAATCACCGCACCGTTATTAATTATTACGCTTCTCACACTGGTACTACATAAGATAAGTTTCCTAAAGTATTATCTTGAAAGCTTAAGGCCTGTAATCATAGCATTGTGGTTGATTACCGTAGTTATTTTACTTGAAAGTATATTCTTAAAAATAGGCGATAGTAGCACAGAACTTTTAAAGAGCTTTTCACTTGCAGCACTAAATTTAATTGTTTTATTAGCTTACAAAAAAATTAGCTCTGCAATACTGATAATATCTAGTGGAATACTATATATTTTCATGTAG
- a CDS encoding chromate transporter, whose translation MKEQKEESYGLFKLFYLVLKITTLTIGGGLLIISELRKTIVNNKKLISERDFNEILATSNVVPGVTAINFAFLIGKKLKGFRGAILLTIAGILPSIIVITVLALHVTLDSNNIYLEKFLDGAKISSTILMSMVILDFSKKMLKKSIIKWIICLGITYMIHRFRIDITYILIVFLFACFTTYTVKKRFLQKKAQA comes from the coding sequence ATGAAGGAACAAAAAGAGGAATCGTATGGTTTATTTAAGTTATTCTACCTCGTACTTAAAATAACGACACTAACTATTGGGGGGGGCTTGTTAATAATATCTGAACTGAGGAAAACAATTGTGAATAACAAAAAACTAATATCTGAAAGGGATTTCAATGAAATACTTGCCACATCCAATGTAGTCCCCGGAGTAACTGCCATAAATTTTGCATTCTTAATTGGGAAAAAGCTTAAGGGCTTTAGAGGAGCAATTTTATTAACTATTGCTGGAATCTTGCCTTCCATAATTGTAATCACAGTACTAGCACTCCACGTAACTTTAGATTCAAATAACATTTATTTAGAAAAATTTCTTGATGGTGCAAAAATATCCTCAACCATACTAATGTCAATGGTTATACTTGATTTCTCAAAAAAAATGCTGAAGAAATCAATAATCAAATGGATAATATGTTTAGGAATAACATACATGATACATAGATTCCGTATAGACATAACATACATACTAATAGTCTTCTTGTTCGCATGCTTTACAACATACACAGTAAAGAAGAGATTTTTGCAAAAAAAGGCACAAGCTTGA
- a CDS encoding mechanosensitive ion channel family protein translates to MSGQPITSSVFKEIFVFQNYINGMLETIIGYGFKILVAVFIWYCLRFLIKKLSKLFFKTLERARLETKLDSTIFNFLKSLFKVMLDMVLILIILPYLGFSTTSIFAIFGSLSIAIGLAAQGILSNFVSGLIVLNSNFFKIGDYIKCDDVEGQVDDVQIFFTTLKTVDGRVVKVPNSKFTNTSVVNFSTKPKRRISLSFQVPYDTDIDVLKSKMANLVFSLDKEQYGIADPSVVVESYTPYYIVMQIRCFVNTEFFWDFQYFIAENIRCVLANMGIKFPIHTIDFNKLY, encoded by the coding sequence ATGAGTGGTCAGCCAATAACATCAAGTGTATTCAAGGAGATATTTGTCTTTCAAAACTATATTAATGGAATGCTTGAGACAATAATAGGCTATGGGTTTAAAATCCTTGTAGCGGTTTTTATATGGTATTGCTTAAGGTTTCTTATTAAGAAGTTGAGTAAGTTATTTTTTAAAACTTTAGAAAGAGCAAGGTTGGAGACAAAACTAGATTCTACTATTTTCAATTTTTTAAAGTCTTTGTTTAAAGTAATGCTAGATATGGTTTTAATTTTGATCATTTTGCCTTATCTTGGGTTTTCCACAACTTCAATTTTTGCTATATTTGGATCTTTAAGTATTGCAATCGGGCTTGCTGCTCAGGGAATTTTATCTAATTTTGTCAGTGGTTTAATTGTTCTAAACTCTAATTTTTTTAAAATCGGTGACTACATTAAATGCGATGATGTTGAGGGACAGGTAGATGATGTTCAGATATTTTTTACTACACTCAAGACTGTGGATGGCAGGGTTGTAAAGGTTCCAAATAGTAAGTTTACAAACACATCGGTTGTTAATTTTTCCACAAAACCTAAAAGAAGGATTTCTTTAAGCTTTCAGGTGCCTTATGACACAGACATTGACGTACTTAAAAGTAAAATGGCAAATTTGGTGTTTTCATTGGACAAGGAACAGTACGGCATTGCAGATCCTAGTGTTGTTGTAGAAAGCTATACTCCTTATTACATAGTCATGCAAATAAGATGTTTTGTAAATACGGAATTTTTTTGGGATTTTCAGTATTTCATAGCAGAAAACATCAGGTGCGTTTTGGCCAATATGGGAATAAAATTCCCCATTCATACTATCGATTTTAACAAACTGTATTAG
- a CDS encoding glycosyltransferase translates to MRIAIFTDTYLPDKNGVATSIKQIKEGFEKKGHTVYIFCPNSRSAPLEENNVYRCLSIKLNHKVDARIAFPNKSRIRKIIREYQPEIIHTHSEFTMGKIGKKMALEQNIPIVHTNHTMWDFYLHYLGILKYLTNPDKIMKKFYSQVHHFIYPSIKARDKYFKLAKQSDYKIIPNGVDRDLFIKHLDTTKRKEILNKHGICENDKIIVFVGRLNKEKNIHLLIKHLRNLLVDNKNYKLILIGKGREENEIRRFKRKFGLEGQIILIGTIPWEEMYYYYKISDVFASLSKSEVYPMTVIEALTAGTPAVLINDVIYKDVISQGKNGFLIDNYEDIHKYINEIVGDEGKLKIFQKNTEDSSLSFSSSFFIEKIEEYYCEIIKNYTTNTVC, encoded by the coding sequence ATGAGAATCGCAATATTTACAGATACATATCTTCCAGACAAAAACGGTGTAGCAACTTCTATAAAACAAATTAAAGAAGGTTTTGAAAAGAAAGGACATACTGTTTACATTTTTTGTCCGAATTCCAGAAGTGCACCTTTAGAAGAAAATAATGTTTACCGTTGTCTGTCAATCAAACTTAATCACAAGGTAGATGCTAGAATAGCTTTTCCAAATAAATCACGCATAAGAAAAATAATACGTGAATACCAACCTGAAATAATTCATACACACTCCGAATTTACTATGGGTAAGATTGGGAAAAAAATGGCTTTAGAACAAAATATCCCAATAGTACACACAAATCACACAATGTGGGATTTTTATCTACATTATTTAGGGATTTTAAAATATTTAACCAATCCAGACAAAATAATGAAAAAATTTTACTCTCAAGTACATCATTTCATCTATCCATCAATTAAGGCACGAGACAAATATTTCAAACTTGCAAAGCAATCCGATTACAAAATAATTCCAAATGGAGTTGACAGGGACCTTTTCATAAAACATCTAGATACAACAAAGCGAAAAGAAATTTTAAACAAACATGGAATATGCGAAAATGATAAAATCATAGTGTTTGTTGGTAGGTTAAATAAAGAGAAAAACATACACCTATTAATAAAACACTTAAGAAACCTTTTAGTTGACAACAAAAATTATAAATTAATTCTTATAGGAAAAGGCCGAGAAGAAAACGAGATAAGGCGTTTTAAACGAAAATTTGGTCTTGAAGGACAAATAATACTTATTGGAACAATTCCATGGGAAGAAATGTATTACTACTATAAGATCTCTGATGTCTTTGCAAGTTTATCAAAAAGCGAGGTGTATCCAATGACAGTAATTGAAGCTTTAACCGCTGGTACACCTGCTGTACTTATTAATGACGTAATATATAAAGACGTAATCTCACAAGGAAAAAATGGCTTCTTAATAGACAATTATGAGGATATACACAAATACATTAACGAGATAGTAGGAGATGAGGGGAAATTAAAGATTTTTCAAAAAAACACAGAAGACAGCTCCCTCTCCTTTTCAAGCTCGTTTTTCATAGAAAAAATCGAAGAGTACTACTGTGAAATAATTAAGAATTATACTACTAATACAGTTTGTTAA
- the holA gene encoding DNA polymerase III subunit delta, whose protein sequence is MQEVYLLLGKEQGLKEAYLDGILRKFSASHSDLVVNKVFLSDLSSVELSELLLTNSFFTKKEVFVVYEAENLKNKKELELIYSTIAKSLNKIVIFVSTENSVSFDPKNHLKLIKKTFYELSNSDKFLFVKKSFFELGVKVTDKAINLMLFMLDSDTKILKFYVNSLSLIIKNKTIDEHDVSSWISYVRPENTFSLFESILKKDMEGSLIKIKSILDQGEDLVSVLMSLGWQFRKLLKIKIDFQNSGNISVVFKKHKIFSSLERIYKMGLKNYSDFDIKFVLKAFHKFDLYSRIYGKNLHLNLAYFMVFALLRRDETILSNFSSKFKYDF, encoded by the coding sequence ATGCAAGAAGTCTACTTGTTATTGGGTAAAGAGCAGGGGTTAAAGGAAGCTTATCTAGATGGTATTTTAAGGAAGTTTAGTGCTTCGCATAGCGATTTGGTTGTGAATAAAGTTTTTCTGTCAGATTTGTCTTCTGTAGAGCTTTCTGAATTGCTTTTAACTAATTCTTTTTTTACTAAGAAGGAAGTTTTTGTCGTTTATGAAGCTGAAAATTTAAAAAACAAGAAGGAATTAGAGTTAATTTATAGTACCATTGCAAAATCTTTAAATAAGATTGTTATTTTTGTGTCTACTGAAAATTCAGTCAGCTTTGATCCCAAGAATCATTTGAAGTTGATTAAGAAAACTTTTTATGAGTTGTCTAATTCTGATAAGTTTTTGTTTGTGAAGAAAAGTTTTTTTGAGCTTGGTGTGAAGGTCACAGACAAGGCCATAAATTTAATGCTTTTCATGTTGGATTCAGACACTAAAATTTTGAAATTTTATGTAAATTCTCTTTCTCTTATTATTAAGAATAAAACTATTGATGAACATGATGTGAGTTCTTGGATTAGCTATGTAAGACCGGAGAACACTTTTTCTTTGTTTGAATCAATTTTAAAAAAGGATATGGAGGGTTCTTTAATTAAGATTAAATCCATTCTAGACCAAGGAGAAGATCTTGTTAGTGTGTTGATGAGTCTTGGTTGGCAATTTAGGAAGCTTTTAAAGATAAAGATAGATTTTCAAAATTCGGGTAACATTTCGGTTGTGTTTAAGAAACATAAAATATTTTCCTCACTAGAGAGAATTTATAAGATGGGACTTAAAAATTATTCAGATTTTGATATTAAATTTGTTTTAAAAGCGTTTCATAAGTTTGATTTGTATTCAAGAATTTATGGTAAGAATTTACATTTGAATTTAGCATATTTTATGGTATTTGCACTATTAAGACGAGATGAGACGATTCTTAGTAATTTTTCTTCTAAATTTAAGTATGATTTTTAA
- the uvrC gene encoding excinuclease ABC subunit UvrC, with protein MIERLQGLYQRVQRFPTTSGCYKMYSATGRVLYIGKAKNLRARVKSYFLERIGHKTKILMRNVERIDIITTNSEYEALLLECNLIKEHRPDYNIKLKDDKGYPMIRITREKYPRVFKTRKIINDRSEYFGPYVNAKNLDLALDLINKTFKTRKCKNRSNTPCLYFHMGQCLGVCYRDDLEEEYGKEINKIRSILNGNISGLLDEIERKMKDVIQKEDFEQAIKLKETKKSLIELNQTQIITKINKLSADYVYIYKSDMLNIIVILKYRDGKLVEKDINFDESIYEEDELVAEFLVQYYTSMNMIVPNKIYIFKDIETTNITKLISELKNTQPEIIYEESRNTIKIMEMAISNAEIALREYENEKHKALENLRIILEMTKLPKTIEGFDISHINGHKTVASLVTFAMGKPFKGGYRVYKINSLINGEIDDFKAIKEVVSRRYTKLINENLELPDLILVDGGKGQLNSAYSVLKELKIADKVPICALAKREETIFVPNKTQGINLASGDPALRVLQNVRDEAHRRANKFNSRLRGKIKLNYNDIEGIGEKFAKNILKTLGTYEDILPLTENEIAEKMNINIDLAKKIKKFSEEKHLQNMDL; from the coding sequence ATGATTGAACGTTTACAGGGCTTGTATCAGAGAGTACAGAGATTTCCGACTACCAGTGGGTGTTACAAAATGTACTCTGCAACTGGCAGGGTGTTGTACATTGGAAAAGCAAAAAATTTAAGAGCAAGAGTAAAGAGCTATTTTCTGGAAAGAATTGGACACAAAACAAAAATATTGATGAGAAATGTAGAAAGAATAGACATAATTACTACAAATAGTGAATATGAGGCTTTACTTTTAGAATGTAATTTGATAAAAGAGCACAGACCGGACTACAACATTAAGTTAAAAGATGATAAGGGATACCCTATGATAAGAATAACACGAGAAAAGTATCCAAGAGTCTTTAAAACTAGAAAAATAATAAATGATAGAAGTGAATATTTTGGTCCATACGTTAATGCAAAAAATTTGGATCTAGCACTAGACCTTATTAATAAAACGTTTAAAACTAGAAAATGCAAAAATAGATCAAACACTCCATGTCTTTACTTTCACATGGGCCAATGTCTTGGGGTGTGCTACAGAGATGATCTTGAAGAAGAATACGGAAAGGAAATAAACAAGATAAGATCAATACTAAATGGAAACATATCTGGACTTTTAGATGAAATTGAAAGAAAAATGAAAGATGTAATTCAAAAAGAAGATTTTGAACAAGCAATAAAATTAAAAGAAACTAAAAAATCGCTAATAGAACTAAATCAAACTCAAATAATTACAAAAATTAATAAGCTGAGTGCAGACTACGTATACATTTACAAGTCCGATATGCTAAATATTATTGTAATACTTAAATACAGAGACGGGAAATTAGTAGAAAAAGATATTAATTTTGACGAAAGCATATACGAAGAGGATGAACTAGTAGCAGAATTCTTAGTTCAATACTATACATCCATGAACATGATAGTACCCAACAAGATATACATTTTCAAAGATATTGAAACCACAAATATCACTAAACTGATAAGTGAACTTAAAAACACACAACCCGAGATTATTTACGAAGAATCTAGAAATACCATAAAAATAATGGAAATGGCAATTTCTAATGCAGAAATCGCGTTAAGAGAATATGAAAACGAGAAGCACAAAGCACTAGAAAATTTAAGAATTATTCTTGAAATGACAAAACTCCCAAAAACAATTGAAGGATTTGATATTTCCCATATTAATGGACACAAAACAGTAGCATCTTTGGTTACCTTTGCTATGGGAAAACCCTTTAAAGGCGGATATAGAGTTTATAAAATAAACTCATTAATCAATGGAGAAATTGATGATTTTAAGGCAATAAAAGAAGTTGTATCAAGAAGATATACAAAGCTAATCAATGAAAATTTAGAACTTCCTGACCTAATCTTAGTAGACGGGGGCAAAGGGCAATTAAATTCTGCTTATTCTGTATTAAAAGAATTAAAAATTGCAGATAAGGTACCTATTTGTGCGCTAGCAAAAAGAGAAGAAACAATATTTGTACCAAACAAGACGCAAGGCATTAATCTTGCAAGCGGAGACCCTGCTCTTAGAGTATTACAAAATGTTCGAGACGAAGCCCACAGGCGAGCAAACAAGTTTAATAGTAGACTACGCGGGAAGATAAAATTAAATTACAATGATATAGAGGGAATTGGTGAAAAATTTGCAAAAAATATTTTAAAAACACTTGGAACATACGAAGATATATTGCCTTTGACTGAAAATGAAATAGCTGAAAAGATGAATATTAATATCGATCTTGCAAAAAAAATAAAAAAATTTTCAGAAGAAAAACATTTACAAAATATGGACTTATAA
- a CDS encoding fibronectin type III domain-containing protein: MRLIFTFVLFFLCIHGVFSQELKLILDSKDGFKFIQEYHNVSFEKDSRGILGIYLDRHRGVLDVSNVDLRLEIEKDNLLKDTSLNYFIDSSNAKVSNSFHNISGNSLIFYSSRNTLRLKPVTRKAFFYSGNVISDFTIQFWLYRTTSVTGEMIVSWNGYKNIKGAWLDQAIRLESEEGTFVWSFNNVFLNEKGDPVKVKIKSDDDFVPKEWHLHTIRYKQKEGLLEYLIDSRPQAIEYITNDRREGSGYLLSIGNFIDFTLGQYFTGAIENFEIHKSFEEVSNAFFSRNKGYIVTEPIRLSKDYSQILSIDFDTMKPRDTEIVYYYRLDNKVFYGTDGSGEVKKNLTGDWIHFDPKIGFPGSSVSKYIQLKVEFYPNGNPLDSPALYSMMLTYIPEAAPFPPVITKAVPSSGEVFIEWVPVINSNIVGYYIYIGISPGNYHGKSGGVLSSPIDVGNKTAFKITGLEDGRLYYISVASYSLDKRVNETSFSKEISVRPMEIFKRYE; encoded by the coding sequence ATGAGGTTGATTTTTACATTCGTGCTATTTTTTTTGTGTATCCATGGCGTTTTTTCGCAGGAGCTTAAGCTAATTCTTGATTCGAAAGATGGCTTTAAGTTTATTCAGGAATATCATAATGTTAGCTTTGAGAAGGATAGTAGGGGCATTCTTGGAATTTATTTAGATAGACATAGGGGCGTCCTGGATGTTAGTAACGTTGATTTGCGATTGGAAATTGAGAAAGATAATCTTCTTAAGGATACCTCTTTAAATTATTTTATTGACTCAAGTAATGCTAAGGTTTCAAATTCTTTTCATAACATCTCAGGTAATTCTTTAATCTTTTACTCAAGTAGAAATACTCTTAGGCTTAAGCCAGTAACTAGGAAGGCTTTTTTTTATTCAGGCAATGTGATTTCCGATTTTACAATTCAGTTTTGGTTGTATCGCACTACTTCTGTTACCGGGGAAATGATTGTGAGCTGGAATGGATATAAAAATATTAAGGGTGCTTGGCTAGACCAGGCTATTCGGTTGGAGAGTGAAGAAGGAACTTTTGTTTGGAGCTTTAACAATGTGTTTTTGAATGAAAAAGGAGACCCTGTTAAGGTTAAGATAAAAAGCGATGATGATTTTGTTCCAAAAGAATGGCATTTACATACTATAAGGTATAAGCAGAAGGAGGGGCTGCTTGAATATTTAATAGATTCTAGACCACAGGCTATAGAGTATATTACTAATGATAGAAGAGAAGGTTCTGGTTATTTGTTAAGTATTGGTAATTTTATTGATTTTACTTTGGGGCAATATTTTACAGGAGCTATTGAAAATTTTGAAATTCATAAAAGTTTTGAGGAAGTAAGTAATGCTTTCTTCTCAAGGAATAAGGGGTACATTGTTACCGAACCAATAAGGTTATCCAAGGATTATTCTCAAATTCTTTCTATTGATTTTGACACTATGAAGCCCAGAGATACAGAGATCGTTTATTACTATAGGTTAGATAATAAGGTATTTTATGGGACAGATGGGAGTGGAGAGGTCAAGAAGAATTTGACGGGGGATTGGATTCATTTTGACCCGAAGATAGGATTTCCTGGTTCTAGTGTGTCAAAATATATACAACTTAAGGTTGAGTTTTATCCAAATGGCAATCCTTTAGATAGCCCAGCTCTTTATAGCATGATGCTTACTTATATACCTGAAGCAGCTCCCTTCCCGCCTGTTATAACAAAAGCTGTTCCAAGTTCGGGAGAGGTGTTTATTGAATGGGTTCCTGTCATTAATAGCAATATTGTGGGTTATTATATTTATATCGGGATTAGCCCCGGTAATTATCATGGTAAATCTGGGGGCGTTCTTTCGTCTCCTATTGATGTGGGCAATAAAACTGCTTTCAAAATTACAGGTCTTGAGGACGGAAGACTTTATTATATTAGTGTTGCCTCTTATAGTTTAGACAAAAGAGTAAATGAAACTTCATTTTCAAAAGAAATTTCCGTAAGACCCATGGAGATATTTAAAAGATATGAATAA
- a CDS encoding tetratricopeptide repeat protein: MNNGDFEKALELYKKSDFKNALLNLDVFDDNFDSLSLKALIYFRLKDYKALLYILDTYPVLSECRFLIKLLNYGKFEGQVGELSYFENYNLGVFYFGQKKYENSLDCFLKASEQNSSLIQAVNNVAVLLEMLNRREEAKDVLLRAMDIDKDNPLVKLNGWLLKNNFAFEGVKPLEIEESFCGANLALVVNYLIYYLYVIGEIGSAVELSERFLTDSSYSKYIWHNRATVLHKIGNMTQATKSYVRAILSFPNIYTIYNMHIATVDLLNFSPRKAIERMVLDYPDMDLVCFYAFLFFLRNRDLEDAYFYMKKLCELRPETYSEFLKLLEAREDVLIEELLEELAIFLKGNWVSEYLFFVDNSLNLKDPVFVFDYDIRICPYIWKVKDEHIELRVNSNEISITREILLNELGSINTDVSVREIKNLIGAYRDFRINC; encoded by the coding sequence ATGAATAATGGCGACTTTGAGAAAGCATTAGAGCTGTATAAGAAAAGTGATTTTAAAAATGCTCTACTGAATTTGGATGTTTTTGATGATAATTTTGATTCTTTGTCCCTTAAGGCTCTAATCTATTTTAGGCTTAAAGATTATAAGGCGCTTTTGTATATTCTAGATACTTATCCTGTTTTAAGTGAGTGTAGATTTTTAATTAAACTTTTAAATTATGGTAAATTTGAGGGGCAGGTGGGTGAATTAAGTTATTTTGAAAATTATAATCTTGGTGTTTTTTATTTTGGACAAAAAAAATATGAAAATTCTTTGGATTGTTTTTTAAAAGCAAGTGAACAAAATTCTAGTCTTATTCAAGCTGTTAATAATGTTGCTGTTTTACTTGAAATGTTAAACAGAAGAGAAGAAGCTAAAGATGTCCTCCTTAGGGCCATGGATATAGACAAAGATAATCCTCTTGTTAAGTTAAATGGATGGCTTTTAAAGAATAACTTTGCATTTGAAGGTGTAAAGCCTTTAGAAATTGAGGAGAGTTTTTGCGGAGCTAATCTTGCTCTTGTTGTTAACTATTTGATATACTACCTCTACGTCATAGGGGAGATAGGCAGTGCCGTTGAGCTTTCTGAGAGGTTTTTAACGGACTCTAGTTATTCTAAATATATTTGGCATAATAGGGCCACCGTCTTGCATAAAATAGGGAATATGACACAAGCTACTAAATCTTACGTAAGGGCTATCTTGAGTTTTCCCAATATTTATACAATATATAATATGCATATAGCTACAGTAGATCTCTTAAATTTTTCTCCTAGGAAAGCTATCGAGAGAATGGTCCTAGATTATCCTGATATGGACTTGGTTTGTTTTTATGCTTTTTTATTTTTCTTAAGGAACCGTGATCTTGAGGACGCATATTTTTATATGAAAAAGCTTTGCGAACTTAGGCCAGAAACTTACTCTGAATTTTTAAAGTTACTTGAGGCTAGGGAAGATGTTTTGATCGAAGAACTTTTAGAAGAGTTGGCAATATTTTTAAAGGGGAATTGGGTATCGGAATATTTGTTTTTTGTTGATAATTCCTTAAATTTAAAAGATCCTGTTTTTGTGTTTGATTATGATATTAGGATTTGTCCTTATATTTGGAAAGTTAAAGATGAACACATTGAGCTTAGAGTTAACAGTAACGAGATTTCTATTACTAGAGAGATTTTATTAAATGAGCTTGGTAGCATTAACACTGATGTTTCAGTCAGAGAAATTAAGAACTTAATTGGTGCTTATAGAGATTTTAGAATTAATTGTTAA